The Methanolobus sp. WCC4 genome includes the window ATATATTATCCTCAAGCCTGTTGAATTTCTCATCGGACCTCTTCTTCATAACCTGCAACTCGGAAGATATTTCTGCAGACATATCATGCATTTCTGAAAGAACCGGAGCATCAGCTTTCACCTCTTCTCCACTTTCACCATCTATAGCAATGCCATATCCCTCTGGAAGCTCATCAGCCTCATCCCGAGAGATATCCAAATCTTTTACAGGATCAACAGGAACTATTTCTGCAATATCTGAAAGTTCAGGCATTGGATCAGTCAGGCACTCTTGATTCGGCTCTGACGCTAAGGCACCAGTATCTTCCTCAAAAGAGGGGAGATCTTCTGCTGCCATTACTGGAGCTTCTATGGGCGTGATCTTCCTGATATCATCCTCTGTCCCTGCGCCCATATCCATCTCAAATGGATCAGACTGCCCGGGAAGCACTGCTCCTTCTTTGAATACAGGTGCTTTCTGGAAAGGGTCTGCAGACGGTGTCTCGAATGGAGATGAATGCTCATCTTCAAATGGAGAAGAAGACATTGATGAAGCAATATCGTCTTCCTGACCGGAAGCATCCAGGGATGGAACATCTTTCATATCCTCCATCCTCTCGATAAGGCTTTTTCCCTTTGTCAGGTTCTTCAAAAATCCCTTAGCAACAAAAGAAAGGTCCTGAATATTCTTTTTCAGAGCATCTATGTTAATGTTTGTTTTCCCACCCAAGGACCCAGGAATATTATTAGAGGATGATTTTTCCTGACCAGGTACAGATGAAGCAAAAGGATTATAATCAACAGACGGAGGAGCTTCAAAAGGATTTACACTACCGGATGCAGGAGCATTAAAGGGATTACCATCAGCAGAAGGAGAAGCATCAAAAGGATTAACACTACCGGATGCAGGAGCATTAAAAGGATTAGCATCAGCAGATACAGGAACATCAAAAGGATTCACATTATCAGATGCAGGTGGATTAAAGAGGTTAGCATCAGCAGGTACAGGAGAATCAAAGGGATTCACACTATCAGATGCAGGGGGATTAAAGGGGTTAGCATCAGCAGATACAGGAGAATCAAAAGGATTCACATTATCAGATGCAGGGGGATTGAAGGAGTTAGTATCAGCAGATACAGGAACATCAAAAGGATTCACATTATCAGATGCAGGGGGATTAAAGGGGTTAGCATCAGCAGATACAGGAGAATCAAAGGGATTAACAACATCAGATGCAGGGGGATTAAAGGGGTTAGCATCAGCAGATACAGGAGAATCAAAAGGATTCACATTATCAGATGCAGGGGGATTGAAGGAGTTAGCATCAGCAGATACTGGAGAATCAAAGGGATTGACAACATCGGATGCAGGGGCATTAAAAGGATTAGCAGCATCTAATGCAGGAATCGACGACTCTACACTATGATCTGTTTCTGTATTTTCATCAGATGGAAGGAACGGTTCGAACAAAGGTGGTGGAGATGAGCGTTTCTTAGGTTCTGCCGGAACAGTACCAGCATTAACTCCGCCAGGAACCAATGAATCCGGGTCAAAAAGTGGTTTTGTGACCTGATCGATGATATCACTATTAGATGAAGAGGATCGAACAAAAGTATCGCCCATTAAAGGCGGAAGACCTGCTGATGGAGAATCCACCTCAGGGACCTGAACATCAGGTGTTTCATCCTCATTGTTACTTAGCATTGACAGATCAGGCAGGTCTCCGAATGCAGGTGCGGCCATTTCAGGCATCTGTACATCCAGAACATCAGGATCAGAACCGGAATCTGGAGCCTCTATTTTAGCCTCCTCCATTGGCATATCTGCAAATGCATTTGCCAGTATATCAGGAATAGGTGGATTGGAACCATTTTCCAGTCCAGGAGCGGGGCTGTCTGTTATCTTAGACTCCTCGCCTGCTGAAGACATGATCTCTGCTATTTTTTTATTCTCCCATGGAAGCTCGCTCATAGAAACCAACTATTGATCAAAAAGGATTATTATAAATTCAAGATTATTATATGCGCGATATTTATATAAGAGTTACCATCGATGACAAAAGATACTCTGGATGTGTCTGACAATATAATAACTATCAAAATAATCTTAAAAGGGTTTAGGCGCACGGGAATAATTGAGGGAATGGACGAGAGATAAAGGATGAAATTTGTGCTAAAAATTCATTTTGCTGTGTGTTTGTGCGCCTAACTGTGCATTGTAGATGATAGTATATAACAGTTTGGTACTACTTCCTAAAAATGACATTATTATGAGCACATGATGGAATCATTATCTGTAAACATTAAAGGGGATTATGGAATAAAAATAAAAAGAGAATATAAAAATATACAAATGTGCATTGTATGTGCACATTTAACACAAATGATACTGGTCAATCTTCAGCATATAATATCCGTGCATTCTCAACTGATGCTTTCACAAGTCCATCGATATCGATCTTCTTTTCTTCCGCAAGCAGGGAATCACATGCAGCTTTTACTTCCGGATGAACCGGTACAGCCTCACATCCACCGGTCTGGCGGATAGATATATCGTAAGTGCCTATCTTCCTGGCAATATCAATTATCTCATTCTTGTCCATACCGATCAACGGGTGGAAAAGAGGAACTGAAAGACCGTATAATTCCGCATACATATTGTAGGTCGTCTGTGAAGCAACCTGACCCAGTGAAGAACCGGTGATTATACCTGAAGCTCCTTCCTTCTTCATGATCTCAAGAGCTACCCTGTACATGGTCCTCTTACACATAAGGCACGTTTTATTCTTGGAACATTTACCTATGAACTCCTCAAGGTTGGGACCATGAGGGATCTCATATAATTTCAATGGGTGACCCGGACACCACTCCTGAAGTGCCTTAACACAATCCACAGTGCGCTTGTGGGCACGGTCATCACTATAAGGAGAATTATTACAGTAAACAGGGATCACTTCGACCCCCCTCTTCATCATCAACCAGGTAGAAACAGGAGAATCTATACCACCTGATACAAGGGATACCATCTTTCCCTGGGTGCCCAGCGGAAGACCACCTACACCTTCTACAGTCTCTGTGAAAACGTATGCCCTGTTCTGCCTCATCTCTACAAAGACCTCTTTGTCGGGGTTTGAAAGGTCCACTGAAGGAGTGATGCCTCTTGATTCAAGCATCTGCCACACTGCATCCCCACATCCCATGCCAACATCACGTGAAGAAAAGCTATGATTTCCGGTACGCCTTGCCCTTATAGCAAATGACTGACCTTCGGCCACAAACCCATCAGCAAGCTTTGCACACAGGGCACCTGCTGCCTCAATTGTGGCATCTGCCACCTGGGCAAAAGAGGTGGACACAACACCGAACACATCCGCAGCAGCCTTTGCAGCCCTGACATCATCTGTTTCAATGAATATCCTGCCCCATTCACGGTTTATACGGGAATAGGGTATACCACGATATTCCAGCATCGCAGATATGTTCTTTACAAGGGTTTTCTCATACCAGTTGCGAACACCTGTACTCTTCAAAGCGAGTTCGCCATATCTCACAATAATAACGTTTTCCATTGTTAGAAATCGGTCATAGGACTATTAAAGTTGATCGGAAGAGGCAAATAATAATTTTCCTATGAAACCTACCGGTAAAACGTCGGTAACAAGGAACGGCATCTATTCCATGACACTGAAATCGGAGTACTTGCCTGAATAGGAAGACCAGGAAACCATTACATCCTCCACTGCTATAGTATCCACTTTATCAAAGGCCCTGTTCATCTCAAGATAGCCGATAAATGCACTTATATCTGACTTCTCACCTTCAAGATGTACTTTATACAGGCCTTCTGGTAACTCCTGAGAATAACCTGTCAATGATCGTTGATAAGCATTATCAGAAGCATATTTGTGAAAATCCCCTTTTGAATTCCTGAGCGTGACCAGTATTGTTGCAGATGATAAGTTCTCTGAGCCTGTTTCACTGTCCTGCATGAGCATCTATATGTGCGACACAAATATAAGACCTTGGAAATGGTTCGAGAAGAAGGAAAAACAGGAAATTAACAGGAATCAGCGCCTTATAGAGAAATCAGAATATTCTGATGTTGCTTCGGTCCACTCGACACTGACATCTTCCACATCTGCCAGAGCAGGACCAATATTCAAAAAATCAATGAGCTTCTGGATAGATGATGCCTTACCTTCTGCAACGACCCTGACCCTCCCATCGGGCAGGTTCTGTGCAAAACCGGTGAGAGACAATTTTTGGGCATTTTCCACAGTGAACCTGCGGAAATATACGCCCTGAACCCTTCCCCTTACAAGTATCGTTGCAGAGGACAGTTCCTCTGCATTTGACATTTCATCCTGCATACTGTTAGATGTGCAGAGAAACCTTATAAGAATTTTGGCCTCTGAGAGAGCATCTTTGCAAGACAGAGTCCCTTGTAAGGCATACCTTCTGTCTCGGAAGCTATCCTTGAGTTAAGTTCCTCAGGGGTCATCTCTACCTTCATCGGCTTCTTGGGTTCGGATTCTGCACGAATGGTCACATTGATAGTGCCTTTTTCTACCTCACTGTCACCTACGACAACTACATATGGGACCCACTCGCGGCCTGCCTCGCGAATCCTCTTACCAATGGTATCCTCGCGATCATCGATATCAACACGGCAGTTGAGCTGGTCTGCCACCTTCATGGCATATTCCATATGTGCATCTGCTATCGGGATGACCCTTACCTGTGTAGGGGAGAGCCATAGTGGGAGTATTGGAACACCGCCCTCCTCTGCCTTCATTGCCTCCTTCTCAAGGAGACCATAGATACAGCGTTCTATGGCACCGCTTGGTGAGCAGTGAAGGATGACTGGCCTGTTTGCGGTTCCATTTGAATCGATGTAGTTGATATCATACCTTTCTGCATTCTCAACATCGATCTGTACGGTTGAGAGAGCGCTTGCCTTTGCAAGAGCATCAACGAAGTTGAACTCGAACTTGAGTACGAAATAGAAGAAACGGGTATCCCACATCTCAATAAGTACCGGCTTGTTCACGGTCTTTGCGAGGTTTGTGATGAAATCCTTGTTCTCATTATAGAAATCCCTGGTAAACCTGATAGCTACCTCGAAGTCATCCACCTTGATACCTACCTTATCAAGGACGGAGATACACATATTATACTGCTGATCGAACTGGTCAATAGCCTGATTCATATCAGCACACAGACTGTGCATATCGGGCATTGTGAAAGCCCTCAGGCGTCTCAGACCCACCAGTTCTCCACGCTGTTCCTTCCTGAAACTGTATCTGGTCATCTCTACCATCTTGAGTGGCAGGTTCTTGTAGGAGATCGTCATGTCGTGGTTCATCAGGAACTGACCGAAACATGCGGCAAACCTGAGGAACATCTGCCTCTTGTCAGATTCAATGGAATACTGACGTGCAGGGAACCTGTCGAGGTATTTCTTAAGGGTAGGATGGTTCATATCATACATGAGAGGTGTCTCGACCTCCATTGCATCCACCTTTGAGGTTTCCTCAAGCACGAAGTTCTCAAGAAGTGATTTCATCAGGCGGCCCTTTGGATAGTAACGCATATTACCTGAATCCGATCCCGGCTCGTAGTCAGCGATCTCCAGCCTGCGCATGAGCTCGACATGTGGTGGTGCCCTCTCTACAGCTCTCTTCTTGGAGATCTCATAGTCCACGAACTTCCCGAGGTTGTCATGTCCTGTGAAATCAAAGGTTGTTGCATCATGAAGGGTTCCGTCAGGTGTCAGGACATGCCAGTATGACTTTGCTGTACTCTCGGCTTTAAGGGCTTCTGATACGACTTCCTCCTTGTCGGATACCACACATGGAGGCACTGATGAACCCACATCCTCATCAGGAACTATAGAACGTGAGAGTTCTGAGAGCGGGTGCCCTTTACAGCTGATCTTGAATGCCTTGTACCAGCCGAATGGTGCCCTCTTAACAGTGAAATCACCGGATAGTGCTGCTTCTATTCCTTTTAGGACAGCGACACCTGCTTTAGGAGAAGAAAGGTCTGAGCTCAGGTGAGCATATGGATATACCATGACATTTTCTGCCTTCACCTGTGTGGCTACGCTTTTTATCTCTTCCACTGCTTTTGAAATGGCACCTTCGACATTCGCCTCATCGACCTTTTCCACTGCAATGAAAGCTGTGAGAGCCTCCTCAAGTCTCCCCTGCTTAAAGGAATCTTCTATCTTCTCAGCAACCGGAGTGCTCTTCTTC containing:
- a CDS encoding FlaD/FlaE family flagellar protein, which encodes MSELPWENKKIAEIMSSAGEESKITDSPAPGLENGSNPPIPDILANAFADMPMEEAKIEAPDSGSDPDVLDVQMPEMAAPAFGDLPDLSMLSNNEDETPDVQVPEVDSPSAGLPPLMGDTFVRSSSSNSDIIDQVTKPLFDPDSLVPGGVNAGTVPAEPKKRSSPPPLFEPFLPSDENTETDHSVESSIPALDAANPFNAPASDVVNPFDSPVSADANSFNPPASDNVNPFDSPVSADANPFNPPASDVVNPFDSPVSADANPFNPPASDNVNPFDVPVSADTNSFNPPASDNVNPFDSPVSADANPFNPPASDSVNPFDSPVPADANLFNPPASDNVNPFDVPVSADANPFNAPASGSVNPFDASPSADGNPFNAPASGSVNPFEAPPSVDYNPFASSVPGQEKSSSNNIPGSLGGKTNINIDALKKNIQDLSFVAKGFLKNLTKGKSLIERMEDMKDVPSLDASGQEDDIASSMSSSPFEDEHSSPFETPSADPFQKAPVFKEGAVLPGQSDPFEMDMGAGTEDDIRKITPIEAPVMAAEDLPSFEEDTGALASEPNQECLTDPMPELSDIAEIVPVDPVKDLDISRDEADELPEGYGIAIDGESGEEVKADAPVLSEMHDMSAEISSELQVMKKRSDEKFNRLEDNIFDFKDDLSNIDVRFGSLKGDVESFSDKLLEIDSSFSSFVKSNDEALSRNESQFSGIEEKISSVEVKMGDFESNLSVLQSDNMTIRSDLSRIEDSVSELVNSYTALLGQLHESLQENESNFSRIDVITVKLDEIGTKIGSIEKIQEDARSTSVELSRSISSIVDNLGTTSSAFSEFKQESETKNAEMLEKVDSVTEYVESELKKLGAKSYKGFGQNVHLSNIVKNSGNMKLCMEWLEFLMGLVGRNNLPDILSYYEELGWITEKVRMELLHYADGIDFYMEKPDWKLTPDDHVKSIWFIESLAGMKVDKNRLSVIERDVEKVKKGSEIYGI
- the thiI gene encoding tRNA uracil 4-sulfurtransferase ThiI produces the protein MENVIIVRYGELALKSTGVRNWYEKTLVKNISAMLEYRGIPYSRINREWGRIFIETDDVRAAKAAADVFGVVSTSFAQVADATIEAAGALCAKLADGFVAEGQSFAIRARRTGNHSFSSRDVGMGCGDAVWQMLESRGITPSVDLSNPDKEVFVEMRQNRAYVFTETVEGVGGLPLGTQGKMVSLVSGGIDSPVSTWLMMKRGVEVIPVYCNNSPYSDDRAHKRTVDCVKALQEWCPGHPLKLYEIPHGPNLEEFIGKCSKNKTCLMCKRTMYRVALEIMKKEGASGIITGSSLGQVASQTTYNMYAELYGLSVPLFHPLIGMDKNEIIDIARKIGTYDISIRQTGGCEAVPVHPEVKAACDSLLAEEKKIDIDGLVKASVENARILYAED
- a CDS encoding acylphosphatase, which encodes MQDSETGSENLSSATILVTLRNSKGDFHKYASDNAYQRSLTGYSQELPEGLYKVHLEGEKSDISAFIGYLEMNRAFDKVDTIAVEDVMVSWSSYSGKYSDFSVME
- a CDS encoding acylphosphatase, which translates into the protein MQDEMSNAEELSSATILVRGRVQGVYFRRFTVENAQKLSLTGFAQNLPDGRVRVVAEGKASSIQKLIDFLNIGPALADVEDVSVEWTEATSEYSDFSIRR
- a CDS encoding threonine--tRNA ligase; the protein is MQLLLIHSDYIEYEVKKSTPVAEKIEDSFKQGRLEEALTAFIAVEKVDEANVEGAISKAVEEIKSVATQVKAENVMVYPYAHLSSDLSSPKAGVAVLKGIEAALSGDFTVKRAPFGWYKAFKISCKGHPLSELSRSIVPDEDVGSSVPPCVVSDKEEVVSEALKAESTAKSYWHVLTPDGTLHDATTFDFTGHDNLGKFVDYEISKKRAVERAPPHVELMRRLEIADYEPGSDSGNMRYYPKGRLMKSLLENFVLEETSKVDAMEVETPLMYDMNHPTLKKYLDRFPARQYSIESDKRQMFLRFAACFGQFLMNHDMTISYKNLPLKMVEMTRYSFRKEQRGELVGLRRLRAFTMPDMHSLCADMNQAIDQFDQQYNMCISVLDKVGIKVDDFEVAIRFTRDFYNENKDFITNLAKTVNKPVLIEMWDTRFFYFVLKFEFNFVDALAKASALSTVQIDVENAERYDINYIDSNGTANRPVILHCSPSGAIERCIYGLLEKEAMKAEEGGVPILPLWLSPTQVRVIPIADAHMEYAMKVADQLNCRVDIDDREDTIGKRIREAGREWVPYVVVVGDSEVEKGTINVTIRAESEPKKPMKVEMTPEELNSRIASETEGMPYKGLCLAKMLSQRPKFL